In Aspergillus luchuensis IFO 4308 DNA, chromosome 1, nearly complete sequence, the following are encoded in one genomic region:
- a CDS encoding NADP-dependent oxidoreductase (COG:C;~EggNog:ENOG410PMUN;~InterPro:IPR011032,IPR020843,IPR036291;~PFAM:PF13602,PF00107;~go_function: GO:0016491 - oxidoreductase activity [Evidence IEA]), with protein MPVETARALIQPTAESNAEDLTLQTDVVANPNPTKGEHLIHVQACSPCTGELSWPKNFPPSTDRLLIPCPDVSGTVVSAPPDSPFQPGAEIYARTNYARPGNARDFTIATTEELAFKPKRLTWVEAAAVPVSAETAWQILFVNAGIVPPEGVMDIPKARAAWKNKRILVTAASGGVGLWVVQLAAKVLGVEVIGTCGPDNIDLVRSMGAKDAVNYRVTDLKAWVEEEDGRLVDVVVDCIGGRALQDAWWTVKEKGTVVSIFQPPRTVCPWKNPNTRGVKDIFFVMQPSGTQLGAVGELIESGLCKGRVDSVWPLEQFRPAFGRLATGHASGKIVFDLGLNR; from the coding sequence ATGCCTGTTGAAACCGCACGTGCTCTGATTCAGCCAACCGCTGAATCTAATGCGGAAGATCTAACCCTCCAAACCGACGTAGttgccaaccccaacccaacGAAAGGCGAGCACTTGATTCATGTCCAGGCATGCTCCCCTTGCACCGGAGAGCTTTCCTGGCCGAAAAATTTTCCTCCATCCACTGATCGCCTCCTAATCCCATGTCCCGATGTCTCCGGTACCGTTGTCTCTGCGCCCCCAGATTCCCCTTTCCAACCCGGGGCTGAGATATATGCTCGTACAAATTATGCCAGACCTGGCAACGCTCGTGATTTTACAATCGCGACTACAGAAGAGCTCGCCTTTAAGCCAAAACGCTTGACCTGGGtcgaggctgctgctgtacCAGTATCAGCCGAGACTGCTTGGCAGATTCTCTTTGTTAACGCCGGAATAGTCCCTCCTGAGGGCGTGATGGATATACCCAAAGCGCGCGCGGCAtggaaaaacaaaagaataCTGGTCACAGCTGCATCTGGTGGCGTTGGGCTGTGGGTTGTGCAGCTTGCAGCGAAGGTGCTGGGCGTCGAGGTGATCGGAACATGTGGACCCGACAACATCGATCTGGTACGATCGATGGGGGCCAAGGATGCAGTGAATTACCGAGTTACTGACCTGAAGGCCTGggtagaggaggaggacggaaggctggtggatgtggtggttgaCTGTATAGGAGGACGAGCACTCCAGGATGCTTGGTGGACTGTGAAGGAGAAAGGCACGGTAGTAAGTATTTTCCAGCCTCCTAGAACCGTCTGTCCATGGAAGAATCCGAACACAAGGGGTGTCAAAGATATATTCTTTGTAATGCAACCAAGTGGCACTCAACTAGGGGCGGTCGGCGAGTTGATTGAATCGGGACTGTGTAAGGGAAGGGTGGATAGCGTGTGGCCATTGGAGCAGTTTCGGCCAGCGTTTGGAAGGCTGGCGACTGGCCATGCGAGTGGAAAGATTGTATTTGACTTAGGCCTAAATAGGTAG